The genomic window CTCACGGGGGACCCATAACGAAGATCGCCTGACAAGAGAATCTGCCACTGGGACGATCACTACCGTCAATTTATTGGGTTCCAGtcaacaaaagagaaaagggtTTGTCAATCCTAGCTGGCCTTTAATACAAAATATTCATATGTTGAGCTGGTTCTTTTGCATGTGGGCCACGTGTTTCGTTAGATACATATGCCACGTGTATCAGTGTGACTCAGAGGACCACCATAGTCATGGGTCTACCCGATTTTTTACCCTGTCTCTTTCCTTCCTCTTCGTCTTTTCCTTATCATCATCGTTTTCAAGTCCTCAAGAACTCGTCCGATTTGTAATTAACTAACAACATATTATTGACACAAGGAAGTATTATTGCTAAGAGTGAGGGTAATGGTAATGACAATGCCTTGTATTATTGAAGGAAGGCTGATAGCTACCCCTAACGTGAAGAGGTAATCTCTAGCTTGgctctagctagctagctagctagccagcattatttgtttttgtctcGTATGTATTATTGGCAGGCAAGAGGGTGGTTCAAAGCATGCTTTCTTGTACACAAAACTTAAATGTACGTTTACATGTATTCAAAAAGTGTATAGTTACATGTGCTTAATTACGTGTGCGGTTGGACGACGACGACAACAACATGAAGACACTTGATGAGAGACTTGTCGTGATGAGAGCAACACAATGATAGTCCCATGTTGCATGCATGCAGTGCTTGTGAAAAAGATAAGAGATAAAAGATGAAATGCATGTTATGGAGCACTAAAGAGCCAAGAATCACTCACTTGTTTTTGTTCATGGGGTAAATGAGGATGGGCCCACTTGTCTTGTTGTTTCCCAAAATGCCCTTGAAGACACCCCTGTCAAGGTCAGCAATCCTTGATCTGGGAACAAATAGGTTGAGCCAAGGGTGCGGCACCTCCCACAAACCCTTGGCTCTCAGCTTTAACTCGGCCCTGTGGACGCGATCCAGAAAATCAGTGTAGGGCAGATCGGTTGTGAAGACTGTTGATGGTATGAAGTTCAGGTTCTTCATCAAAGCCTCTACTTCCTGCAGCAAGTAACCACCAGACAATACTTAATTATGATTTGTTGGTGTCATTAATTATAAGaacattagaaaaatataatccaagtacaaaaaagaaaagctgcTGCTACTAGACATTGTTGCTTTTGTCAAGATAAGTTTGATTCCAATCAATTCTTAATAAGCTCAAGAAAGGAGATATTAATTAGAAGAGAATCATTTGGTGGGTGGCCGGCTTCATaatagatttattaatatttaatgcagtaaaaaaaaatagaaaagtagCGTTCAATCTTAGGCTCAGACAGGACGATAGATTGCATTAGATCTCCCATGTTTTCTTGTACATGTTTTCTAGCATTTTTATAGTAGCTAGTACGTATAAAAATACATACTCAGCAATCACAATCATATAATCTAGGAATAGTGGGGGCAACCCTTGAGAGCAGCATATTGCTAAAAGTAGAGAAAATGTGTACAATAATACAATTGAATGACAGCGATGATAGTAGAAGGTTCTATATTATTGTAAGAAGAGATGATTAAGCAAATTATTGATAAGAAATTTAATTGGATTAGCATGCATTTCGAACCCACATTCAATGAGGACAGACCTGGTAGTTTTCTaaacctgtttttttaattgtaattagtCTTAACAGCATGGTTAGCACCATGATATAAAAGGCATGTATCATGAGGGATAGgggtgtcaaaaaaaaaaaaaaaaaaacaaatgatcatgggtaatatttatattaactaACCCAAGTCAAGTTGTCGTCGACAAAATCATAATATCAGACATGTTTGTGTTTCTAAGGAAGATAACGagtaagaatttttaaaattcgatcaacctgatttttttacaattcattctatttgttttttacaatttattatcTGCTTCAATTGttctaattgatttattaagtttaaattatttgttacaTTTTATAATAGGTTTTAAGCTAATTTATTAAGCCTAAATCTTAGTTACATTTAAGTCTACCTCATGAAGATTGATAATATAAATTCAACCTATAGAGACTTATAGTATCCATGAAAAATTCAGCTGAAAATCTAATATATTCAAAATTGGTAATATAAGTCCAATTTATAGATactttatctataaaaaatttagctGAAGGTATTCAATCCGGtcaggtttaaaaaataattaaatggataagtttataatttataaaataaactgagTTAAATACAATTATGAGTTAAATATATACTGATTGGAGATTGTCCAGCCACCAACTTAGGAGAAAAAGATTATCAATATCTATTATTGTACTCTGCATTTAAATTAATAAGCCATGGTGCCAATTAAGACGAGCAGCAAGGCGATCGTATTATTATTACCAAGTTCTTGCTAATAATTTTACGAGAAGTCCTGTAGCCACAAAAATATGAACGCAGAATTCTGTGGACGAATTAAAGGGATTTTACCTGATCAATGGTATCGCCAGTGGATTCATCGTAATTTTTGGTGATCTCTAAGCAGTAGAGCACACCCCCATTAGCCCCAACTGAGCTAATCTTGACAGGATTACGAGGGGAAAAGAAAGAGGACCTCCAATTGTTAATAAGCCCttcatcaacaataacaaatcCCTCGACATAATCGAATTTTAAGGTAGAAGGTTTTCCATGCATGGAAATGAGGTATTCTTGGTCCCCGGTAAAAGTCGAGAAGTTGGAGTACAGTACTCTTATCCACCTCACCTGcgataaataaaacaaagagaacgtgaaaaggaaagaaaaagaccaTGTTAGCGGCAAAAGCAAGACGTCAACAACATTGCCAGCTTTAGAACAGCCGTTTGAATGAGTTAAAAAGCTTACATGGACCCAATCTTAACTCATCAGTCATGAATAATTATACTTGCTTCTTTCGTTTTATCTTCTACTAATACTAGGAAATTTATGCAAAGTTATGTGCCCCACCGTGGAACAAAACCAAAATCTGTCATCAACGAgtgaaaaatattgattttgtccaaagagagagagagttataCCCTTTGAGGAGCTGGTTCAAGTGCAATTCTAGCCCTAGTGATGATTCCAAATTGCCCTAGACCACCAAGAACAGCATGGAAcagctttgaatttttttcttcggAGCATGTCATGAGCTCACCTTTGCCTGATATCCAGTAGTGGAATATTAATTACATCAACATAAAACCAATTTGAACCTATCTCCCAAGATATACAATTAAGCAGCCAAGGAAAAACCCTGAATTAATTtgtgcaaaaaataattatccaaaAACAGGAAGACAACAAGAAGAAACCAGCCATGCAAGAAAGCCATGGATATTTGAAGGACCAACCTGTGACGACGTCAAGCTCATAGACATTGCTAATTTGAGGTCCATGGTTAAAAGCTTGCCCACTAATTCCACCATTAGATAAGGTACCACCTACTGAAAGATACAAATAATCTGTCCATGATTTTGGTGCTAGCCCATGCTCTAATGTACTCCTTAACACATCTATCCACAGCTCCCCTCCCCACACGTCTACATGCATCTCCTTCACAGCTACTTGTGGCTTTGCCAGGTTCCCCAACCCAAGGCGACTCCCTCTCGAGCCGCCATTCATTTCAATCACCACCCCGTTACTTGTCTGTGCCTGACCGTTTATGGAATGCCCATGACCCCTAGCCGAGACCGTGAAACCCTGAGACGAGAGGTACGCCGCTTGGACAAGCCGAGCTATGTCATCAGCGGAACCCGGGTGCAAGACTGCCATCGGTTCGGATCGGCTTATCAAGCCGAAATCAAGAGAAGCCGTTTCGACATCAAACGGATCAACGCTGAGCTGACCGTCAACCCCAAGACGAAGTAGCTCCGATGGGTCAACAGTCAACCCTACAGTCACAATCAAACGACAGATAGCGAACGTTAAGAGAAGCTTAGTAGCCATTTCAAggatttcttgtttcttttctttggttttcttgtaTATTACGAGTAAGAGTAATAATcctttataaagaaaaagtcAAGAAGGTGGTGGCAGTTAGAAGTAGGTGGcggtggcggcggcggcggcggccgAGGTGGTGGTTTCGATAAGGGTGAGAGGTAAAGAAAGAGAACAAAATTTGGTGCCCCTGTTTGTGTTGGTGGGGTAACGTAAGCTGGATTGCGCTTTAAAGATTTTCTAGGCCGAACATGCAAAGTTCAGATTCCCCGCTAATCCTCTCTCTGCTCTTTTTGCACGTTGCACAAAGTATTACTTACACACACATGTAAGCATAAGAAGGTAATAATATAAGGTAATTCAACGAcagaaatattaaataatattttgattttaatctcTTGTGTGTTTGTGGTAGTGCAGGtagagggggagggggagagagCCTGACTACTGTGTCTTGGGGACGTTTATGAGTTGTGCCTGGGATATAAGATACAGGCTCTCAATTTATAGGACAAAATGGGGTCGGGGAAGATGGAGGGGACACGTGGACGATCACGTGCGAGAGGTGAGGAGACACGTGTGGAGGAAGAGAGTGAGGCAGTATGTGGGGCCAGGTTTTTGAATAAGGGGCCCAGGTATGGATACGGAAGATCCATGTAGGGACGTAGGCAAGGGAAGGTTCACGTGGTTTCAGAGACTGGACGATGTATGCAGCCAATACAAAAGATTCTCTCAACGTATCTCCTCCCTTTCTCATCTCCacagggagaaaaaaaattatcagcaaAATTCCTCCATACCAAGTATGAACAGTTAGAATTATTGGCTGCAAGGGTGGGAAAAGCCTTTAGGTTGCATGCACGAATAGATACGTTCTCTATCTTTATtgtatctgtttttttcttctcgaaataataactaaatattaaggcaatagtttaattaaaattcaatagaaaaagaCCTTGAAGTGATCAACTGGGCCAAGAAATATTAGGTTATATGGTGATTATCAATGACAAAAGCATATGCTTAAACCGGTCATGATCATTGGATAATGTTTCAGCAAGTCAATTTTGAATTCCACAGAAATAgccgcataaaaaaaaaatattccatcaaGACATGCAAGCCAAGTATGCAATGTGGGTTAGAGTTAATTAGGCTCTAGCTAGCTTGCCATttatagatataaatataaacaacaaGTGGATTTGGTGGACAATTTATATTGCATGATGTTATGGTGATCAAGGATATTACTCCAAGGGACGGTCCCTTTTTTCAAGTGGATGTTTCGTGACAAAAATGTACTCTTGTAGTCTTAATTATTTTGAGTACGCTTTGAAATGTAACAAGGGAAATGGAGAATATTGAACCTTCTAGGgttatttaaaagtgtttttaattaaaatagttttttatattaatatattaaaatcactaaatattattaatttattattttttcaagtaaaaattactttaaaaaacagaaatgatGATAGTACTAAACCATCACTTAATATTCTATATTGGGCTTCGCAGAGAAATTTGCAATCGTTTTCTTATGATGTGCTTCAATCTACATTTTCATGTTGGGAAACATCCGAGAGAATGGCTAGagattaataaaataagatttttataactCTATAATTAAAGCTTTAAGagaaaatctttgaatttattagattccgaaaaaattataaatttaataacaataatctcTCTAGACATACTACCTTTTAAATAAGAGTTTAAactgatttttgaaaaaaaaatcaattaaaaatatagctaaaaaaaatcctaaaattaataactagaaattaaatattttagttaGCAAACATAATATATAACACTGGTATTACTGGGCCAAGATCAAATCTCTGGACTCATTAACTACAATGATTCTTTCCTTGATCGATGTTATATTATTCCAGGTCATTActaaattagaagaaaagaTTACAGAGAATAAAGTAAGAAAGTTAAAACTTACAATAAGTGAATGGTaagaaaattatagttttgaatgGTTATTTCCAAGTAATAATTCAAAGTAACGCTCGGCGGTAACGCTGAAGTGCACCTTAGCTATTAAAAACACAGA from Populus trichocarpa isolate Nisqually-1 chromosome 5, P.trichocarpa_v4.1, whole genome shotgun sequence includes these protein-coding regions:
- the LOC7477637 gene encoding cytokinin dehydrogenase 5; the encoded protein is MATKLLLTFAICRLIVTVGLTVDPSELLRLGVDGQLSVDPFDVETASLDFGLISRSEPMAVLHPGSADDIARLVQAAYLSSQGFTVSARGHGHSINGQAQTSNGVVIEMNGGSRGSRLGLGNLAKPQVAVKEMHVDVWGGELWIDVLRSTLEHGLAPKSWTDYLYLSVGGTLSNGGISGQAFNHGPQISNVYELDVVTGKGELMTCSEEKNSKLFHAVLGGLGQFGIITRARIALEPAPQRVRWIRVLYSNFSTFTGDQEYLISMHGKPSTLKFDYVEGFVIVDEGLINNWRSSFFSPRNPVKISSVGANGGVLYCLEITKNYDESTGDTIDQEVEALMKNLNFIPSTVFTTDLPYTDFLDRVHRAELKLRAKGLWEVPHPWLNLFVPRSRIADLDRGVFKGILGNNKTSGPILIYPMNKNKWDQRSSVVTPDEDVFYLVALLRSALDNGEETQSLEYLTDQNRKILRFCDDAGIKVKQYLPHYTTREEWMDHFGDKWDRFYQRKMEFDPRRILATGQRIFNPSSASTSTVSPW